The proteins below come from a single Rhizobium rhizoryzae genomic window:
- a CDS encoding efflux RND transporter periplasmic adaptor subunit: MISKSKSWALWGTGAVAAVLLAGGSIYLDLSQSAVAAQATAAAAPPPAVPVTVAVVNPRNVTTWQEFSGRLEAVDRVQVRPRVAGAIQSVHFREGGLVKAGDLLVTIDPEPYRAEVAQAQGQVASAEAKLEFASSELERGKSLAARNTISQSDLTQRQSVQSEALANLQSAKATLKTAQLNLDYTQIRAPIAGRAGKLEITVGNLVAAGSASAPLVTLVSSDPIYASFDASEELVARILADLPVANGVPTIDQVPVEVVTLAADAPVRGKLQLIDNEVNAASGTIRVRAVFDNPGSKLIPGQFVRVRMGQPKAQDHLMVSEKAVGIDQDKKFVFVVNGENKVDYRQVELGSAVDGLRIVEKGLNPGDRIVVNGLQRVRPGVVVAPQDEAQVANK, from the coding sequence ATGATATCGAAGTCCAAAAGCTGGGCCCTGTGGGGCACCGGAGCGGTTGCGGCCGTCCTGCTTGCAGGCGGATCGATCTATCTGGATCTGTCGCAGTCAGCAGTCGCAGCACAAGCGACGGCAGCTGCCGCGCCGCCACCAGCCGTTCCGGTAACCGTAGCAGTCGTCAATCCGCGAAACGTCACGACGTGGCAAGAATTCTCGGGGCGCCTTGAAGCCGTTGATCGCGTTCAGGTCCGCCCGCGCGTCGCGGGTGCCATACAATCGGTTCATTTCCGGGAAGGTGGTCTCGTCAAAGCTGGCGACCTTCTGGTGACGATCGATCCCGAACCCTATCGTGCCGAGGTAGCGCAGGCCCAGGGGCAGGTGGCTTCGGCTGAGGCAAAGCTTGAGTTTGCAAGCTCCGAACTCGAGCGTGGAAAGAGTCTCGCGGCCAGGAACACGATTTCCCAGAGTGATCTGACCCAACGTCAAAGCGTACAGAGCGAAGCTCTTGCCAATCTGCAATCGGCAAAGGCTACTCTCAAGACCGCGCAACTGAACCTGGATTATACGCAAATCCGGGCGCCGATTGCCGGTCGTGCGGGCAAGCTCGAGATTACTGTCGGCAATCTGGTGGCGGCAGGTTCTGCTTCCGCGCCTTTGGTCACATTGGTCTCCAGCGATCCGATCTATGCCAGCTTCGATGCCAGTGAAGAACTGGTGGCACGCATCCTTGCCGATCTTCCGGTCGCAAACGGCGTTCCGACAATCGATCAGGTTCCGGTGGAAGTTGTAACCCTCGCAGCCGATGCGCCGGTTCGCGGCAAGCTACAATTGATCGACAATGAAGTGAATGCCGCAAGCGGTACGATCCGGGTTCGGGCAGTCTTCGACAATCCCGGTTCGAAGCTCATTCCCGGCCAGTTCGTGCGCGTGCGTATGGGGCAGCCGAAAGCGCAGGATCATTTGATGGTCAGCGAAAAGGCTGTCGGGATCGACCAGGACAAAAAATTCGTCTTCGTGGTCAACGGTGAAAACAAAGTCGACTATCGGCAGGTAGAGCTTGGTTCTGCAGTCGATGGTTTGAGAATCGTCGAAAAGGGCCTCAATCCGGGCGACCGTATCGTCGTCAATGGTCTGCAGCGCGTTCGCCCCGGTGTCGTCGTCGCGCCGCAGGACGAAGCTCAGGTCGCCAACAAGTAA
- a CDS encoding efflux RND transporter permease subunit, translating into MNISRFFIDRPVFAAVLSILIVIAGLIGLRSLPISEYPNVVPPSIVVRATYPGANPTVIAETVATPLEEQINGVEDMLYMSSQATSDGVLNVTVTFKLGTDPDKAQQLVQNRVSQAEPRLPAEVRALGLTTVKSSPDFIMVVNLVSDVERYDITYLRNYATLNVKDRLNRIQGVGQVQVFGAGDYSMRVWIDPQKAAEHGLAASDVSNAIRSQNVQAAAGTIGASPSQPGVNLQLNVNAQGRLRSPEEFGNIIVKSGANGEITRLRDVARIELGAADYSLRSLLDGRPAVAVAVLQAPGSNAIEIADNVKATMDQLQLAMPQGVKYEIVYDTTKFVRASIEKVVDTLLEAIALVVLVVIVFLQTWRASIIPLIAVPVSIIGTFAVMYAFGFSINALTLFGLVLAIGIVVDDAIVVVENVERNIESGLSPRDATYKAMKEVSGPIIAIALVLVAVFVPLAFISGLSGQFYRQFALTIAISTVISAINSLTLSPALAALLLKDHHAKKDWLTRFMDAIFGWFFRGFNRAFGAASNGYGRTVGGLLSRKSLVMILYLALVGATYSMFSAVPSGFVPAQDKQYLIGFAQLPDGATLDRTETVIKRMSDIALEQPGVAHAIAFPGLSINGFTIGSNAGIVFAVLDDFEERKSPELSGGAIAMALNQKFAGIQDAYIAMFPPPPVNGLGTTGGFKLQIEDRAGLGKQALNEAAKAVLAKAYQTPELAGIFSSFQINVPQLYADLDRAKAEQLGVSVTDVFETLQIYLGSLYVNDFNAFGRTYSVRIQADAKFRAKPEDIGQLKVRSQSGQMIPLSALLKVDAQTGPERTTRYNGFLAADINGGPAPGFSSGQAEAAITKILNETLPAGIEFEWTDLTYQQILAGNSSIVVFPLALLLVFLVLAAQYESLTLPLAIIMIVPMGVLAALTGVWLTGGDNNIFTQIGLVVLVGLSAKNAILIVEFARELEFDGRTPFQAAVEASRLRLRPILMTSMAFIMGVVPLVLSTGAGAEMRVAMGIAVFSGMIGVTFFGIFMTPVFYMLARLLTGSRPLRQHGEVPASPGFSPAE; encoded by the coding sequence ATGAATATTTCCCGCTTTTTTATCGACCGGCCTGTTTTCGCGGCCGTCTTGTCGATCCTTATCGTGATCGCCGGATTGATCGGTCTGCGATCTTTGCCGATTTCGGAATACCCGAATGTCGTTCCGCCTTCGATTGTCGTGAGGGCCACGTATCCTGGCGCCAACCCGACGGTCATTGCCGAAACGGTTGCCACCCCGCTCGAAGAGCAGATCAACGGCGTTGAAGACATGCTCTACATGTCCAGCCAGGCGACATCTGACGGCGTTCTGAACGTCACCGTCACGTTCAAGCTGGGGACCGACCCTGACAAGGCCCAGCAGCTCGTGCAAAACCGGGTATCGCAGGCAGAGCCACGCCTGCCCGCCGAAGTGCGTGCCTTGGGACTGACCACGGTCAAGAGCTCACCGGATTTCATCATGGTGGTCAATCTGGTTTCGGATGTCGAGCGCTACGATATCACCTATCTTCGCAACTATGCGACACTGAACGTCAAGGACCGGCTGAACCGCATCCAGGGCGTCGGCCAGGTGCAGGTTTTCGGCGCTGGCGATTACTCGATGCGTGTCTGGATCGATCCCCAGAAGGCTGCCGAACATGGTCTGGCGGCAAGCGACGTCTCTAATGCCATCCGGAGCCAGAACGTACAGGCCGCCGCAGGCACGATTGGCGCATCGCCAAGCCAGCCGGGGGTCAACCTGCAGCTCAACGTCAACGCTCAGGGTCGTCTGCGTTCGCCGGAAGAGTTCGGAAACATCATCGTCAAAAGCGGTGCCAACGGAGAAATCACGCGTCTGCGAGACGTCGCGCGGATCGAACTCGGTGCCGCCGACTACTCGTTGCGCTCGCTGCTTGACGGTCGCCCGGCTGTTGCTGTCGCCGTGCTTCAGGCACCGGGCTCCAATGCCATCGAGATCGCCGATAACGTCAAGGCGACGATGGATCAGCTTCAGCTCGCAATGCCGCAGGGCGTCAAATACGAGATCGTCTACGATACAACCAAGTTCGTACGTGCCTCAATCGAAAAGGTCGTTGATACCCTGCTCGAGGCGATTGCCCTTGTTGTCCTCGTCGTCATCGTCTTCCTCCAGACATGGCGTGCCTCCATCATTCCGTTGATCGCCGTTCCCGTGTCGATCATCGGTACCTTCGCCGTGATGTATGCCTTCGGCTTTTCCATCAACGCGTTGACGCTGTTCGGCCTCGTTCTGGCGATCGGGATTGTCGTCGATGATGCCATCGTTGTAGTGGAAAACGTCGAACGAAACATCGAGAGCGGCCTCAGTCCGCGCGATGCAACCTATAAGGCCATGAAGGAGGTTTCCGGCCCGATTATCGCGATTGCACTTGTGCTTGTTGCCGTGTTCGTGCCTCTCGCCTTCATCAGCGGCCTGTCCGGTCAGTTCTACCGCCAGTTCGCACTGACGATCGCTATTTCGACCGTCATTTCGGCCATCAATTCCCTGACGTTGTCCCCTGCGCTTGCAGCTCTTCTGCTCAAGGACCACCACGCCAAAAAGGATTGGCTGACGAGGTTCATGGATGCGATCTTCGGATGGTTCTTCCGCGGCTTTAACCGTGCGTTCGGCGCTGCGTCCAATGGATATGGGCGAACGGTCGGCGGGCTTCTGTCGCGCAAAAGCCTGGTCATGATCCTTTATCTGGCACTCGTGGGCGCGACCTACAGCATGTTCAGCGCGGTGCCGAGTGGCTTCGTCCCGGCTCAGGACAAGCAATATCTCATTGGCTTCGCACAATTGCCCGATGGAGCAACCCTCGACCGCACTGAAACCGTGATCAAACGAATGAGCGATATTGCACTGGAACAGCCTGGCGTTGCCCATGCCATCGCTTTCCCCGGCCTGTCGATCAATGGTTTCACAATCGGCTCGAATGCGGGCATCGTCTTCGCTGTGCTGGATGACTTCGAGGAGCGCAAGTCGCCTGAGCTTTCAGGTGGTGCAATTGCCATGGCGCTGAACCAGAAGTTTGCCGGAATCCAGGATGCCTACATCGCCATGTTCCCGCCGCCGCCCGTCAATGGGCTGGGTACCACGGGCGGCTTCAAGCTCCAGATCGAAGATCGTGCCGGGCTTGGAAAGCAGGCTTTGAATGAAGCTGCCAAGGCAGTTCTCGCAAAAGCCTATCAGACACCGGAACTGGCCGGAATATTCTCGAGCTTCCAGATCAATGTACCTCAGCTCTACGCCGATCTTGATCGTGCAAAGGCCGAGCAACTGGGCGTATCCGTAACCGATGTATTCGAGACGCTGCAGATCTATCTGGGCTCGCTCTATGTGAACGACTTCAACGCGTTCGGGCGCACCTACAGCGTCAGAATTCAGGCAGATGCGAAATTTCGCGCCAAGCCGGAGGATATCGGCCAGCTCAAGGTTCGTTCTCAGTCGGGGCAGATGATACCGCTTTCGGCTCTTCTGAAGGTGGATGCCCAGACCGGTCCGGAACGCACGACCCGTTACAACGGCTTCCTGGCCGCAGACATCAATGGTGGTCCGGCACCCGGTTTTTCCTCCGGTCAGGCAGAGGCGGCGATCACCAAGATCCTGAATGAGACACTTCCCGCCGGTATCGAGTTCGAGTGGACAGATCTGACCTATCAGCAGATCCTGGCCGGAAATTCCAGTATCGTCGTGTTCCCGCTCGCGTTGCTGCTCGTCTTCCTCGTTCTGGCTGCGCAATATGAAAGCCTGACCCTGCCGCTCGCCATCATCATGATCGTGCCGATGGGTGTACTCGCTGCATTGACAGGCGTCTGGTTGACCGGTGGCGACAACAACATCTTCACACAGATCGGGCTGGTGGTGCTCGTCGGGCTTTCTGCGAAAAATGCGATCCTTATCGTAGAGTTCGCGAGAGAGCTTGAGTTCGATGGACGAACGCCCTTCCAGGCAGCGGTGGAAGCCAGCCGGTTGAGACTGCGTCCAATTCTCATGACCTCAATGGCCTTCATCATGGGCGTCGTTCCGCTCGTGCTTTCAACGGGTGCCGGTGCGGAAATGCGCGTTGCCATGGGCATCGCCGTCTTTTCAGGCATGATCGGCGTCACCTTCTTCGGGATCTTCATGACGCCTGTCTTCTACATGCTCGCCCGTTTGCTAACCGGCAGCCGCCCACTGCGGCAGCATGGTGAGGTGCCAGCTTCTCCGGGTTTCTCTCCAGCGGAGTAA
- a CDS encoding mannonate dehydratase, with product MYVGTQVTARDDDDFRVWAQLGLKHICADPPGDPASWTLNDIERHRDKVESFDLILDMIQLPLPSQPIEKASYPDILLAGPDRDRQIDAVCRMIENIAKAGIPAAKYNLNLIGIPRTEMERGRGGSLNEAWRWEKANPNAAPGLAGVLSEDENWERIDYFLERVVPVAESNRVRLACHPHDPYTPPGYKGVTRVLGTVEGLKKFVLMRENPYHGLNFCQGSIGEMLDNPHDEIDDIIRWFGSRDKIFNVHYRNIRGGKLSFMETFPDEGDMDMVRSLKVYKEVGYKYMIMPDHVPTISGRDPVGVAFSFCYGYIAALLEALDRGHL from the coding sequence ATGTATGTTGGTACACAGGTCACGGCCCGGGACGACGATGATTTTCGCGTCTGGGCGCAGTTGGGACTGAAACACATCTGCGCCGATCCGCCAGGAGACCCGGCCAGCTGGACGCTAAACGATATCGAGCGGCACAGAGACAAGGTCGAGAGCTTTGACCTGATCCTGGATATGATCCAGCTGCCACTGCCTTCGCAGCCGATCGAAAAGGCATCCTATCCGGATATTCTTCTGGCCGGACCAGATCGCGACCGTCAGATAGATGCCGTATGCCGCATGATCGAAAACATTGCGAAAGCGGGCATTCCCGCAGCGAAATACAATCTCAACCTCATTGGCATTCCCCGCACAGAGATGGAGCGAGGCCGCGGCGGCTCACTGAACGAGGCGTGGCGCTGGGAAAAAGCGAACCCGAACGCTGCGCCGGGCCTTGCAGGCGTCTTGTCCGAAGACGAGAACTGGGAGCGGATAGACTACTTCCTGGAACGCGTCGTGCCCGTAGCCGAAAGCAATCGCGTTCGTCTGGCCTGCCATCCGCATGATCCTTACACGCCGCCCGGCTACAAAGGGGTAACCCGCGTTCTGGGCACCGTGGAAGGTCTGAAGAAGTTTGTGCTCATGCGCGAGAACCCCTACCACGGCCTCAACTTCTGCCAAGGGTCGATCGGGGAAATGCTGGACAATCCGCATGACGAAATCGACGATATCATTCGCTGGTTCGGCAGCCGCGACAAGATCTTCAACGTCCACTACCGCAACATACGCGGCGGCAAGCTGTCCTTTATGGAAACCTTCCCGGACGAGGGCGACATGGACATGGTTCGCTCGCTCAAGGTCTACAAGGAAGTCGGCTATAAGTACATGATCATGCCCGATCATGTTCCAACGATATCGGGACGCGATCCCGTCGGCGTCGCCTTTAGCTTCTGCTATGGCTATATTGCCGCCCTGCTGGAGGCACTGGATCGCGGCCACCTCTGA
- a CDS encoding fumarylacetoacetate hydrolase family protein, whose protein sequence is MRFATLPDGSPDGRLHLISRDNAFAVAAEACTTLQSLLENWDALIPHLEAQSSALNSGQAKTAFSFEPTSALAPLPRAWQWLDGSAFDSHGDLLASVFGFDAKQGNPDTILMYQGISDRFLAPTETAVFPREDDQIDFEGEFGVIVDKVPMGVSPEQAGRHIRLLVQINDWSLRAIGPHEMKTGFGVLRCKPRCSMAPVAVTPDELGASWRDYQLDIDLAVDFRGERFGAANGYAMSAGFDRLVAHAAYSRDLVAGTVIGSGTVSNATYREVGSSCIAERRGIEILDHGQASTPFMRNGEYVRMEARLPGGQPLFGAIDQTVSVL, encoded by the coding sequence ATGCGTTTCGCCACTTTGCCTGATGGCAGCCCCGATGGCCGCCTTCATCTCATTTCCCGTGACAATGCCTTTGCCGTGGCCGCCGAGGCGTGCACAACTCTTCAGTCATTGCTCGAAAACTGGGACGCCTTGATCCCTCATCTGGAAGCACAATCCAGCGCCTTGAACAGCGGGCAGGCCAAGACTGCGTTTTCATTTGAGCCGACGTCAGCGCTGGCGCCACTGCCCCGCGCCTGGCAATGGCTGGATGGATCGGCCTTTGATAGCCATGGCGATCTGCTGGCGTCGGTCTTTGGCTTCGATGCAAAGCAGGGCAATCCAGACACCATTCTCATGTATCAGGGGATTTCCGACCGCTTTCTGGCTCCCACCGAAACAGCAGTCTTCCCGAGAGAGGACGACCAAATCGACTTCGAAGGTGAATTCGGCGTGATCGTGGACAAGGTTCCGATGGGTGTGAGCCCTGAACAGGCGGGTCGCCACATCCGTCTGCTCGTGCAGATCAATGACTGGAGCCTGAGAGCGATCGGTCCGCATGAGATGAAGACGGGCTTCGGTGTGTTGCGTTGCAAACCTCGTTGCTCAATGGCGCCTGTCGCCGTGACGCCAGACGAACTCGGTGCATCCTGGCGTGACTACCAGCTGGATATCGATCTGGCAGTCGATTTTCGGGGAGAGAGGTTCGGGGCGGCAAACGGTTACGCAATGTCCGCCGGTTTCGATCGTCTCGTCGCACATGCGGCATATTCTCGCGATCTCGTCGCCGGGACGGTTATTGGCTCCGGCACAGTGTCCAACGCAACTTACCGCGAAGTCGGCTCTTCGTGCATAGCGGAGCGGCGGGGCATCGAGATCCTGGATCATGGTCAAGCTTCGACTCCGTTCATGCGTAACGGAGAATATGTCCGCATGGAGGCCAGACTACCCGGCGGCCAGCCGCTTTTCGGCGCGATCGACCAGACTGTCAGCGTGCTCTGA
- a CDS encoding cyclase family protein, translating into MAKRIIDLSVPLMSGIASDPPGLGPKIEYMAHDQGAREFEQIFGIPVSSQLEGKGAAAEKCIITTHNGTHMDAPWHYHPTMDNGRRALTIDEVPLEWCMGRGVKLDFRHLPDGHVVTAAEVKQELARIDHDLRPGDIVLVNTRAGERYGQDDYVSAGCGMGREATLWLTGRGMKVCGTDGWSWDAPIASQMERIRETGDYSLFWEGHKAGAECVFCHIEKLGNLETLPSTGFDVICFPVNVKAASAGWCRPVAILDESH; encoded by the coding sequence ATGGCCAAACGCATCATTGACCTATCCGTACCGCTTATGAGCGGCATAGCATCGGACCCGCCCGGACTTGGTCCAAAAATCGAATACATGGCACACGATCAGGGTGCGCGCGAGTTTGAGCAGATTTTCGGCATCCCAGTCAGCTCACAGCTGGAAGGCAAGGGTGCCGCGGCTGAAAAATGCATTATCACAACGCATAACGGCACGCATATGGATGCACCGTGGCACTATCACCCGACCATGGATAACGGCAGGCGGGCCCTCACCATAGATGAGGTACCGCTGGAATGGTGCATGGGCCGAGGCGTGAAGCTGGATTTCCGCCATCTGCCCGACGGCCATGTTGTGACTGCTGCAGAGGTGAAGCAGGAACTGGCACGCATCGACCATGATCTGAGGCCCGGTGATATCGTCCTTGTCAACACGCGCGCAGGCGAACGCTATGGCCAAGATGATTATGTCTCCGCCGGGTGCGGAATGGGCAGGGAGGCAACTCTATGGCTGACCGGGCGCGGCATGAAGGTCTGCGGCACCGACGGATGGAGTTGGGATGCGCCGATAGCCTCCCAGATGGAGCGGATTCGCGAAACGGGAGACTACTCCCTTTTCTGGGAGGGCCATAAGGCCGGAGCCGAGTGCGTCTTTTGCCATATCGAAAAACTCGGCAATCTGGAGACGCTTCCGTCGACCGGCTTCGATGTCATCTGCTTTCCAGTCAACGTGAAGGCCGCGTCAGCCGGCTGGTGTCGTCCCGTCGCAATTCTCGACGAATCCCATTGA
- a CDS encoding ABC transporter substrate-binding protein: MMKFLRGIAASMLLAFATTVHADEAKTDVKLLYTAASPFVAVYVAKEQGFFDKNGVRVELQLAQNGSVLLAGILSNSAQVGLPTPTVILQAINNGMDLRVFAATNIFPDSTAASLIVGTDSGIRKAADLSGKKVGVPGIGGLLDVVMRKWVDENGGDSGKMNIVEVILPQTGDALRSKQVDAVTSVDPFASRAVESGAGTILGSYMSVIEPGSPAALLTTTGEWASSHPEAIAGMQRALEEAAAFIATHPGEARAAIAKYTSLPLPVLANIPMPNLTNLRLDPNKSLGFWQKIALEQGLITEPVDLTKVVIPFRP; encoded by the coding sequence ATGATGAAGTTTCTGAGGGGCATAGCCGCGTCGATGCTACTGGCATTCGCTACAACGGTTCACGCCGATGAGGCAAAGACGGATGTGAAGCTTCTGTATACTGCGGCTTCGCCCTTTGTGGCCGTATACGTGGCGAAAGAACAGGGGTTCTTTGACAAGAACGGTGTTCGGGTTGAACTGCAACTGGCGCAGAACGGTTCGGTTCTTCTGGCGGGGATCCTGTCCAACTCCGCGCAAGTCGGCTTGCCGACCCCAACCGTCATTCTGCAGGCCATCAACAACGGTATGGATTTACGCGTTTTTGCTGCCACAAACATTTTCCCGGATTCCACCGCTGCCAGCCTGATTGTCGGCACCGACAGCGGAATCCGAAAAGCGGCAGACCTGAGCGGCAAGAAAGTAGGCGTACCGGGCATCGGAGGGCTTCTGGATGTCGTCATGCGGAAATGGGTCGACGAAAACGGCGGCGATAGCGGCAAAATGAATATTGTCGAAGTCATTCTGCCTCAAACGGGTGACGCACTCAGGTCGAAGCAGGTCGATGCGGTCACCTCGGTGGATCCGTTCGCAAGCCGCGCCGTTGAGAGCGGAGCAGGCACCATCCTCGGCAGCTATATGAGCGTCATCGAACCAGGCTCGCCAGCTGCACTTTTGACAACGACAGGTGAATGGGCCTCGTCCCATCCGGAGGCGATTGCCGGCATGCAGCGCGCGCTTGAAGAAGCGGCGGCATTCATCGCAACGCATCCTGGCGAAGCACGTGCTGCCATTGCGAAATACACGTCGCTGCCTTTGCCCGTGCTGGCAAACATCCCCATGCCGAACCTGACAAATCTTCGCCTCGACCCGAACAAAAGCCTCGGCTTCTGGCAGAAGATTGCGCTGGAACAGGGCCTCATCACAGAACCGGTAGACCTCACCAAGGTTGTCATTCCGTTCCGCCCCTGA
- a CDS encoding ABC transporter permease, with protein sequence MTKVEKFAWSLGSCLVFAGLILAWQMVADAQLLPKAFFPGPDRTWAALQKGFSNGSLWADTLLTLRRMALGWALASLTGIALGVVIGLSERARIFILPMFEAIRPLPASAIAPLAILLFGLSDTMILILVAFGALWPALLTTAHGISVVHIRRREVARSLGMTRLSFAWKIALPASMPDILSGLRLALTVALILTVVGEMITVQGGLGALIINGARRFNSPNIFAGIVLLGLIGLLTNAGLSILQNHLLRWQRR encoded by the coding sequence ATGACCAAGGTCGAAAAGTTTGCGTGGTCGCTCGGCTCCTGTCTGGTCTTCGCAGGCCTGATTTTGGCATGGCAGATGGTTGCAGATGCGCAGCTTCTCCCCAAGGCCTTCTTTCCCGGTCCGGACAGAACATGGGCCGCTCTGCAAAAGGGGTTCTCGAACGGATCTCTGTGGGCGGATACTCTTCTCACGCTTCGCCGCATGGCGCTCGGCTGGGCTCTGGCCTCTTTGACCGGCATCGCACTTGGCGTTGTGATCGGCCTTTCGGAGCGAGCGCGGATCTTCATCCTGCCGATGTTCGAGGCGATACGTCCTCTTCCCGCCTCTGCCATTGCGCCATTGGCAATCCTGCTCTTTGGCCTATCCGATACGATGATCCTGATTCTCGTGGCATTCGGTGCCTTGTGGCCGGCTCTATTGACCACGGCTCATGGCATTTCCGTCGTGCATATCCGCAGGCGCGAGGTGGCCCGCTCGCTTGGAATGACACGTCTCAGTTTTGCCTGGAAGATCGCTCTGCCTGCCTCGATGCCGGATATTCTCAGCGGATTGCGTCTGGCACTGACCGTTGCGCTCATCCTTACGGTCGTTGGAGAGATGATCACCGTACAGGGCGGGCTTGGTGCTCTCATCATCAACGGTGCGCGACGCTTCAATTCCCCGAACATATTTGCAGGCATCGTCCTCCTCGGTCTGATCGGCCTGCTGACGAACGCGGGATTGTCCATCCTTCAAAATCATCTCTTACGCTGGCAACGCAGATAA
- a CDS encoding ABC transporter permease, whose protein sequence is MRSLRGLYVPVCLIVLWQGLALIYGIRSDSLAAPVEIASALVAAIVSPSLWLDVRDTVAAATLGLLVGGMLGFATGISLGLLPPASRLLRLTIEVLRPVPAIALAPIAILVFGFGYTMEIAIVAFATFFPMLILTESAVGQIAPRLSEVARALNLSTYGYINKIVIPSVIPRVFIALRLAAGLALIVAITVEIAANPIGLGNRLIKAGQSLRPADMFATLFLVCLLGWLVNWLFLQIEKFLFPKRGSEAQ, encoded by the coding sequence ATGAGGAGCTTACGTGGCCTTTATGTCCCTGTTTGTCTCATCGTCCTCTGGCAGGGCCTGGCTCTGATCTACGGCATCAGGAGTGACAGTCTTGCCGCACCGGTCGAGATCGCCTCTGCTCTTGTGGCTGCCATTGTGAGCCCATCTCTCTGGTTGGACGTGCGGGACACCGTCGCTGCCGCGACCTTGGGCCTGCTCGTCGGGGGAATGCTCGGATTTGCAACAGGCATCAGCCTCGGGTTGCTGCCTCCGGCCTCGCGGTTGCTACGTCTCACAATCGAAGTGCTTCGACCGGTTCCGGCAATCGCGCTCGCACCGATCGCCATTCTGGTCTTCGGCTTCGGCTACACGATGGAAATTGCGATTGTGGCCTTCGCGACCTTCTTTCCGATGCTGATACTGACGGAAAGCGCGGTCGGACAAATTGCGCCGAGACTTTCGGAAGTAGCCCGCGCATTGAACCTCTCGACTTATGGCTACATCAACAAGATCGTCATTCCTTCAGTCATTCCACGTGTCTTCATTGCGCTTCGCCTGGCGGCCGGCTTGGCGCTGATCGTCGCCATCACCGTGGAAATCGCTGCCAATCCGATCGGTCTGGGCAACCGGCTGATCAAGGCAGGTCAGTCACTGCGACCGGCGGACATGTTTGCAACTCTTTTCCTGGTGTGCCTCCTGGGCTGGCTTGTGAATTGGCTTTTTCTGCAGATCGAGAAGTTTCTGTTTCCAAAGCGAGGGAGCGAAGCACAATGA
- a CDS encoding ABC transporter ATP-binding protein → MKQDAVRLTGEAESKAQRRVALQLQQATVRFGAIEILKNIDFSLHEREFVCVIGPSGSGKTTLLRVLAGLQRPSEGLVLYRDRPHMQPSPEIAIVFQDYANALLPWRDVAGNVALALEAIGTPKEERRERIADLLETVGLHGHAHHYPSELSGGMQQRLQIARCLAQNPSVLLMDEPFGALDAMTRQRLQDELLRIVSDRGITAFFVTHDLEEAIYLGDRVIALEPRPGRIAEDFPVCLSHPRDQLETRENQAFVTLRRQLFDFVWRYEK, encoded by the coding sequence ATGAAACAGGACGCAGTTCGCCTGACCGGTGAGGCCGAATCCAAGGCGCAGCGACGCGTAGCCTTGCAGTTGCAGCAGGCGACGGTGCGCTTCGGTGCAATCGAGATACTGAAAAATATCGATTTCAGCCTTCATGAGCGAGAGTTTGTCTGTGTCATCGGCCCGTCGGGCAGCGGCAAGACGACTTTGCTGCGCGTGCTGGCCGGGCTGCAGAGGCCAAGCGAGGGCCTCGTGCTTTACCGCGACAGGCCGCATATGCAACCGTCCCCGGAAATTGCGATTGTTTTTCAAGATTATGCCAACGCACTTCTGCCGTGGCGAGATGTAGCGGGCAACGTCGCCTTAGCGCTCGAAGCAATAGGCACACCCAAGGAAGAGCGTCGCGAACGAATTGCTGATCTTCTGGAGACTGTTGGTCTGCATGGGCATGCGCATCATTACCCGTCGGAACTTTCCGGTGGCATGCAACAGCGGCTACAGATTGCCCGGTGTCTGGCACAGAACCCCAGCGTTCTGCTGATGGATGAACCCTTCGGGGCCCTCGATGCAATGACCCGCCAGCGTCTTCAGGACGAACTGCTGCGGATCGTCAGCGATAGGGGTATCACCGCGTTTTTCGTAACGCATGATCTTGAAGAGGCAATCTATCTCGGTGACCGGGTTATCGCACTTGAGCCAAGACCCGGCCGCATTGCCGAAGATTTTCCTGTCTGCCTCTCTCATCCGCGAGATCAACTGGAAACCAGGGAGAACCAGGCCTTCGTTACCCTGCGTCGACAATTGTTCGACTTTGTCTGGCGGTACGAGAAATGA